From a region of the Helianthus annuus cultivar XRQ/B chromosome 5, HanXRQr2.0-SUNRISE, whole genome shotgun sequence genome:
- the LOC110943601 gene encoding uncharacterized protein LOC110943601, with translation MLDANNMLVKIYRMVRDCFQQNPNTTLKLRLIGKREQDGRTYNLPTSSEVAALIVGDIDNALENRDIVVETQTGSLKRISELHPSYLALQYPILFPYGDDGYRIDIPHRGVIDVTNKKRPNCLSIPDEQLKNYVLCEIEKFLTRNNSSLRRFVSMPYPDTSSLDNFRCRLIVYGYGGTGKTFLWKTLSAAIRSKGEIVLNVAFSGIASLLLDGGRTAHSRFHIPLNLNEDSVCHIKPDDDVAKLLQQTKLIIWDEAPMVHKHAFEALDRTMHDIFNISNSSRFDVLFGGKIIVFGGDFRQILPVIPNGGRQEIVNASLCSSYLWRKFEEINNFAKWLLDVGEGNVGGSNDGEAIIEIPPELLIDSTSDPISSLIDFVYPSILENYNDRNYFSTRAILAPKNEVVHEINDRLLALFPGEEKEYLSSDSLCPTENANAEQQKIYSPDVLNGLKVSGLPNHRLVLKVGVPVMLLRNIDQRNGLCNGTRLKVTKLYSRVIEAEIISGGNIGSRTFIPRMNLVPSYKKIHFAFQRRQFPITVCFAMMINKSQGQSLSKVGLYLRQPVFTHGQLYVSLSRVTRRDGIKLLILDNEGRPTNKTINVVYKERFNGL, from the exons ATGTTGGATGCCAACAATATGCTTGTGAAAATTTATAGGATGGTTAGAGATTGCTTCCAACAGAATCCTAATACTACTTTAAAGCTTCGCCTTATTGGGAAAAGAGAACAAGATGGTCGGACTTATAACTTACCTACTTCCTCCGAGGTTGCCGCTCTTATTGTTGGAGATATTGATAACGCTCTTGAGAATAGAGATATCGTTGTCGAGACACAAACAGGTTCATTAAAAAGAATAAGTGAGTTGCATCCTTCCTATCTTGCACTTCAGTATCCTATTTTGTTCCCATATGGAGACGACGGTTACAGAATTGACATACCCCATAGGGGTGTCATTGATGTTACTAACAAGAAACGTCCGAATT GTTTATCAATTCCTGATGAGCAACTAAAGAACTATGTTTTATGCGAAATTGAGAAGTTTTTAACTCGAAATAATTCATCACTTAGAAGATTTGTATCAATGCCTTACCCAGATACTTCATCTTTAGATAACTTTCGCTGTCGATTGATTGTTTACGGTTATGGCGGCACTGGTAAAACATTTTTATGGAAAACATTGTCTGCTGCAATTAGGTCAAAAGGTGAGATCGTATTAAACGTTGCATTTAGCGGAATTGCATCATTGTTGTTGGATGGAGGAAGAACGGCGCATTCTAGGTTTCATATACCTTTGAATCTTAATGAGGATTCCGTTTGTCACATTAAACCTGACGATGATGTAGCTAAATTACTACAACAGACCAAACTCATTATATGGGATGAAGCTCCTATGGTTCATAAACATGCATTTGAGGCTTTGGATAGAACTATGCATGACATTTTCAATATCTCTAATTCATCCAGATTTGATGTTCTATTTGGAGGAAAGATaattgtttttggtggtgattttAGGCAAATATTACCTGTTATTCCAAACGGTGGACGACAAGAAATTGTGAATGCCTCATTATGTTCGTCTTATTTGTGGAGGAAGT TTGAAGAGATCAATAATTTTGCAAAATGGTTGTTGGACGTTGGTGAGGGAAATGTTGGTGGTTCGAATGATGGAGAAGCAATAATTGAAATACCACCTGAGCTTTTAATTGACAGCACATCTGATCCAATTTCTAGCCTGATTGATTTTGTCTATCCGTCAATCTTGGAGAACTACAATGATCGTAATTACTTTAGTACTAGAGCTATACTTGCGCCTAAGAATGAGGTGGTTCACGAGATTAACGACAGATTGTTGGCACTTTTCCCAGGTGAAGAAAAAGAGTATCTTAGTTCTGACAGTCTATGCCCTACTGAAAATGCCAATGCTGAACAGCAAAAAATATACTCACCTGACGTTCTGAATGGTCTTAAAGTATCTGGTTTACCAAATCATAGATTAGTGCTTAAAGTTGGTGTTCCAGTAATGTTGTTACGAAATATTGACCAACGAAATGGTTTGTGTAACGGCACAAGGTTAAAGGTTACAAAACTTTACAGCCGTGTAATTGAAGCTGAGATAATTTCAGGTGGAAATATTGGTTCTCGGACATTCATACCTAGAATGAATTTGGTACCTTCCTACAAAAAGATTCATTTTGCATTTCAAAGGAGGCAATTTCCAATAACGGTATGTTTTGCAATGATGATTAACAAAAGCCAGGGCCAGTCGCTATCTAAGGTTGGTTTGTACTTAAGGCAACCAGTTTTCACACATGGTCAATTGTACGTATCTTTATCCAGGGTTACAAGACGAGATGGAATCAAGTTACTAATACTTGACAATGAAGGCAGACCTACAAATAAAACAATTAATGTTGTATATAAAGAGAGATTCAATGGCttgtga